TTGCAAAAATCAAAACAATAAGAATCATAAATCGCATACCACAAAAGTAAGGTCTAGAGTCAGAATTAAAGTCGGCTTATGGAGTAAAACTTTCAAAAGTTCCATCTTCATAAAACAAAATCGCTTTTGATATATTTTTCCCTTTTTCGGATTTGGTATTTGACATCTTTCTTGGGTCGTTCTCAGATGTCTTAATTGGTGTCCCTTCTTTATTCACGGGAGAAACTGACTCGGCTGGAGTAGGGGGCGATGGAGCATTCTGTACTGGAGAACGCATTGCTGGTTGAGCAACGATTGGATTTTTAGGATCTGGATAGCGATCATAATCAGTGATGAACCATTCAAAAGTGACTTCATCAAAATGGGTCAATACGGACATCACAAAGTCTAAACTCGGTTTGTTACGACCTGATAAAATATGAGAAAGCGAACTGCGTCCCACGCCAATTTTTTCAGCAAATGATGACGCATTGAGCTGATGTTTGTCCATTATCAGCTGAATTTTATCCGAAAATTTTTTGAGCTCCATACGTGTTTACAAATGTAATATTTTATAAATATAAACTGACTGTCCTGAAGTGCTTTTTCATAAAAATAAGCAGTATTTCGTATTGATGTAGTTAAAGTTTATATTTAATTAAATACATGTAAATACCTAGAAATAAATTATAAAAGTAATTAAGAGTGGGGGTGCGTTCTAAAAGTGAAAAAATCACGATTTTCAAACTGTAGTTGTTTACTGCTGTTACTTATAACAAGTAACATCGTGTTTACAGTTGTAAAATATCAATTGTTTACCGATGTAAAACCGATAGTTTAGTGAATCAGAGGAACAGTTTACGGTTGTTAAAGAATAGACTCGTAATTTTAGCCTATGAAATTGAATCGCTATTTTAAGTACTCAGAATTTGAAAAGGGTCTCGATCAGATTTTAAATCGTTCAAAAAATCATTCTTGGCAGAAATCCGTCATCGGGAAATCAGTTTTAGGAAAATCGATTTACGGACTCAAATTTGGAAGTGGTAATAATCATGTCTTGATCTGG
This genomic interval from Nonlabens spongiae contains the following:
- a CDS encoding helix-turn-helix domain-containing protein; its protein translation is MELKKFSDKIQLIMDKHQLNASSFAEKIGVGRSSLSHILSGRNKPSLDFVMSVLTHFDEVTFEWFITDYDRYPDPKNPIVAQPAMRSPVQNAPSPPTPAESVSPVNKEGTPIKTSENDPRKMSNTKSEKGKNISKAILFYEDGTFESFTP